One genomic region from Lusitaniella coriacea LEGE 07157 encodes:
- a CDS encoding helix-turn-helix transcriptional regulator, with protein MQKVRMAIENADFPELVEQAQEQGEQICQPIELGVQYNLPKSIGTGTCRVISLRNGLTIETYCATLAQTVKIKRQHERQFPLVAKFYLSGSSRVRTPKVSDISRDYEEVTGWNYLYHLPEHTEVEEWQSNRPIHVVMIHANVDYFSSFNLADKSLPQPLQVLFQKQSFLRFHQPLGRISPAMSQTVQQMLQCPYQGLTQQLYLESKALELFSLQFSCWTEERHSTPQRFRLQSADIDSLHHAREIIIRHAQNPPSLAEIARQVGLNDCKLKQGFRQVFGTTVFGYLQDYRMQQAQQLLLNSNLSIAGIAAMVGYRNPEAFSTAFRKKFAISPKTYQLSKFN; from the coding sequence GTGCAAAAAGTCAGAATGGCGATCGAAAATGCAGATTTCCCAGAACTGGTAGAACAAGCCCAAGAACAAGGCGAACAAATTTGTCAGCCCATAGAGTTAGGCGTTCAGTATAATTTGCCCAAATCAATTGGGACGGGAACCTGTCGCGTTATTTCTCTACGTAACGGATTAACAATTGAGACCTATTGCGCAACTTTAGCACAGACAGTCAAAATAAAACGGCAACACGAACGTCAGTTTCCGCTAGTTGCTAAATTTTATTTATCAGGCTCTTCTAGAGTTCGGACACCTAAAGTCTCAGACATTAGCCGTGACTACGAAGAAGTCACAGGCTGGAACTATCTCTACCATCTCCCCGAACATACCGAAGTTGAGGAATGGCAGTCAAATCGACCGATTCACGTAGTAATGATTCATGCCAATGTTGATTATTTTAGCTCCTTCAATCTTGCGGATAAAAGTTTGCCTCAGCCGTTACAAGTACTCTTTCAAAAGCAAAGTTTCCTGCGCTTCCATCAACCTTTAGGTAGAATTTCACCAGCGATGAGCCAAACGGTTCAACAAATGCTGCAATGTCCTTATCAAGGATTAACTCAACAACTTTATCTCGAAAGTAAAGCCCTAGAGCTTTTTTCTCTACAGTTTTCGTGTTGGACAGAAGAACGCCACTCCACACCCCAACGCTTTCGCTTGCAAAGTGCTGACATTGATTCTCTACACCACGCCAGAGAGATTATCATTCGCCACGCTCAGAATCCCCCCTCGCTCGCAGAAATAGCACGACAGGTTGGATTGAATGACTGTAAGCTCAAGCAGGGCTTTCGTCAGGTTTTCGGGACAACCGTATTCGGCTATTTGCAAGATTACCGAATGCAACAAGCCCAACAGCTACTCCTGAATTCCAACCTATCTATTGCCGGAATTGCTGCAATGGTGGGGTATCGCAATCCAGAAGCGTTCAGCACCGCCTTTCGGAAAAAGTTTGCCATTAGTCCAAAAACTTATCAGTTGAGCAAATTTAACTAA